A window from bacterium encodes these proteins:
- a CDS encoding twin-arginine translocase TatA/TatE family subunit, producing the protein MFGLGVPELLIIMVIVVVIFGATRLPQIGEGLGKGIKNFRGAMQEPPEIDVTPDKDDDKE; encoded by the coding sequence ATGTTCGGACTCGGAGTACCTGAACTCCTCATCATCATGGTGATCGTGGTCGTCATCTTCGGCGCCACCCGTCTGCCCCAGATCGGCGAGGGGCTGGGCAAGGGAATCAAGAATTTCCGAGGAGCCATGCAAGAGCCCCCGGAAATCGATGTGACACCGGACAAGGACGACGACAAGGAATAG
- a CDS encoding ArsA family ATPase has protein sequence MTAWLEHRVLITVGTGGVGKTTVAAALALQAARSGKNVLVLTIDPAKRLADALGIGVLDHEPREVPAELVRGESGENKGRMFAMMLDTKRTFDELVARFAPDEEARARILANPIYQNLTDALSGTREYSAMEKLHQLASDSEHDLIVLDTPPAAHALDFLDAPRRLTGFLDGQFIKLLLHPAAAVGRAGFRLFRAGSDLALKALERITGLEFLRTISEFLLAFDSMLDGFMDRAREVQDMLRDPGSGFILVAGPDPEQVRRAESFWKRLEDEKIHLVGLVINRMRTWPQSGEPPSVDPDAREAARTWLAGAFERAEVGFDPAKAADVLVSTTARHALLAARDAQMLRQLQSALPLETSQVRTIPLFSEDVHALEGLSRMCGFLFAEGEDA, from the coding sequence TTGACTGCGTGGCTGGAGCATCGCGTATTGATCACCGTCGGTACGGGCGGAGTGGGCAAGACCACCGTCGCTGCCGCGCTGGCGTTGCAGGCCGCGCGCAGCGGCAAGAATGTGCTCGTCCTGACGATCGACCCGGCCAAACGCCTGGCCGATGCACTGGGCATCGGCGTGTTGGACCACGAACCGCGCGAAGTACCAGCCGAACTCGTTCGCGGAGAGTCCGGCGAGAATAAGGGCCGAATGTTCGCGATGATGCTCGACACCAAGCGCACCTTCGACGAACTGGTCGCGCGCTTTGCGCCCGACGAGGAGGCGCGCGCGCGAATTCTCGCAAACCCGATCTACCAGAACCTGACCGATGCGCTCTCAGGTACCCGCGAATACTCTGCGATGGAGAAACTCCACCAACTCGCAAGTGACAGCGAGCACGATCTGATCGTGCTCGACACGCCCCCGGCCGCGCACGCACTCGACTTTCTCGATGCACCCCGCCGCCTGACCGGCTTTCTGGATGGACAGTTCATCAAACTTCTCCTGCACCCGGCCGCAGCAGTCGGTCGCGCCGGTTTTCGTCTGTTCCGCGCCGGCTCAGATCTGGCCTTGAAAGCACTCGAGAGAATTACGGGTCTGGAATTCCTTCGAACCATCTCGGAATTCCTGCTGGCGTTCGACTCGATGCTCGATGGGTTCATGGATCGCGCGCGCGAAGTCCAGGACATGCTGCGAGATCCTGGCTCGGGCTTCATTCTGGTGGCCGGTCCGGACCCCGAGCAGGTCAGGCGAGCTGAATCCTTCTGGAAACGACTCGAAGATGAAAAGATCCATCTGGTCGGACTCGTGATCAACCGCATGCGCACCTGGCCACAGAGTGGCGAGCCTCCATCCGTGGATCCCGACGCCCGAGAAGCGGCGCGTACCTGGCTCGCCGGCGCATTCGAACGAGCGGAAGTGGGCTTCGACCCGGCGAAAGCCGCCGATGTTCTGGTGTCGACGACCGCCCGGCACGCGCTGCTCGCGGCTCGCGATGCCCAGATGCTGCGCCAGTTACAATCCGCACTCCCCCTGGAAACGAGTCAGGTGCGAACGATTCCACTATTTTCCGAAGACGTGCACGCACTCGAGGGCTTGAGCCGCATGTGCGGGTTCCTGTTCGCGGAAGGCGAAGATGCCTGA
- a CDS encoding ArsA family ATPase produces the protein MNTTLEELLSRRLLIVAGKGGTGKTTFAAALGTLAARAGIDTVVAEVGAEPVLPRLLSEKPAHSKDPGRNPIRMAPHLFTLHVQPRAALTEFLELQLRVRAVARGIVNNQAFGLFLEAAPGWRELITLGKLWYLTSLETRGKPRWPLVIVDAPATGHGLSLLSVPNVVLETVRLGPLRRHTEAVQRLLRDPAKTLVLPVTLPEELPVNETLELCERMRDLELSVGPMIANGVETPPDLPDLDAVVRSLSGLPSAEAPPLANPSSVKEALQHRLLRSRMHRQFLERLANRGDESCWELPYLAADLDAPSGIGLLSDALGAAL, from the coding sequence TTGAATACGACGCTCGAAGAACTGCTATCGCGTCGTCTCTTGATCGTTGCGGGAAAGGGAGGCACAGGAAAGACCACCTTCGCCGCTGCGCTCGGTACTCTGGCGGCTCGCGCTGGAATCGACACCGTGGTGGCCGAAGTCGGTGCGGAACCGGTGCTCCCACGTCTCTTGTCGGAAAAACCAGCGCATTCCAAAGACCCGGGACGCAATCCGATCCGCATGGCTCCGCATCTGTTCACCCTTCACGTGCAACCACGCGCTGCGCTCACCGAGTTCCTGGAGTTGCAACTGCGGGTGCGCGCCGTCGCCCGCGGGATCGTCAACAACCAGGCTTTCGGCCTGTTTCTCGAGGCCGCGCCGGGCTGGCGTGAGTTGATCACGCTGGGAAAGCTCTGGTATCTGACTTCCCTGGAGACCCGAGGCAAGCCGCGCTGGCCGCTGGTCATTGTCGACGCACCCGCCACCGGTCACGGCCTTTCGCTTCTCTCGGTCCCGAACGTCGTCCTCGAAACCGTGCGTCTGGGACCGCTGCGCCGACACACCGAGGCCGTGCAACGGCTGCTGCGCGATCCCGCAAAGACGCTGGTCCTGCCGGTCACCCTGCCCGAAGAGCTGCCGGTAAACGAAACGCTCGAGTTATGCGAGCGCATGCGAGATCTCGAACTGAGCGTCGGTCCGATGATCGCCAACGGCGTGGAGACCCCACCCGATCTCCCGGATCTCGACGCAGTCGTGAGAAGCCTCTCGGGGCTGCCGAGTGCCGAAGCTCCCCCGTTGGCGAACCCGTCGAGCGTAAAGGAAGCGCTACAGCACCGCCTGTTGCGATCGCGCATGCATCGGCAGTTTCTCGAACGACTGGCCAATCGAGGCGATGAGAGCTGCTGGGAATTGCCTTATCTGGCCGCGGACCTCGATGCGCCGTCCGGCATCGGACTGTTGAGCGACGCGCTGGGGGCGGCACTTTGA